In Halosegnis marinus, one genomic interval encodes:
- a CDS encoding DUF7546 family protein, which yields MNAVARYRPDRRTTVFWAAVVNAELLVLLLYFAFVTGVPRSLRFAALVAVPWVWVNAAVWAYRNTEVPAAPRRRRRLAGALAVGYFLLLARVGGLVLPGLGDLATGLRVVTYQVPPGFGPAVLYSGEAVVVNLIPYQTVGYLALAWLVYATVVDVSGSAAAGVVGLFSCVSCAFPVITAVVSTVTGGATFAATIGQGSYVLSTAVFVLTVALLRWRPGVAEFARLRRALGR from the coding sequence ATGAACGCGGTCGCGCGCTACCGGCCCGACCGCCGGACGACGGTGTTCTGGGCCGCCGTGGTCAACGCCGAACTGCTCGTCCTGCTGTTGTACTTCGCGTTCGTGACGGGCGTACCGCGCTCGCTCCGGTTCGCCGCGCTGGTGGCCGTCCCGTGGGTGTGGGTGAACGCGGCCGTGTGGGCCTACCGGAACACGGAGGTGCCGGCCGCGCCGCGTCGCCGCCGCCGCCTCGCGGGGGCGCTCGCCGTCGGGTACTTCCTCCTGCTCGCGCGGGTCGGGGGACTCGTGCTGCCGGGGCTCGGCGACCTCGCAACGGGGCTTCGGGTCGTCACCTACCAGGTGCCGCCCGGCTTCGGCCCCGCGGTCCTCTACAGCGGTGAGGCCGTGGTAGTGAACCTCATCCCCTACCAGACGGTCGGCTACCTCGCGCTCGCGTGGCTCGTCTACGCCACCGTCGTGGACGTTTCCGGGTCGGCCGCGGCCGGCGTCGTCGGCCTGTTCTCCTGCGTCTCGTGTGCGTTCCCGGTCATCACCGCCGTCGTCTCGACCGTCACCGGCGGCGCGACGTTCGCGGCCACGATCGGTCAGGGGTCGTACGTCCTCTCGACCGCCGTGTTCGTCCTCACGGTCGCGCTCCTGCGGTGGCGGCCGGGGGTGGCCGAGTTCGCCCGACTGCGCCGCGCGCTGGGCCGGTGA
- a CDS encoding heme o synthase, whose protein sequence is MSRPKFTTLLAGAVVGVYLLVVAGATAALADAAAACSTWPLCAPDSTAALVALGHRAVATLVGILVVATAVVGWSDADTRVRAGLAVALALYAVQVGLGALVAVRGAAGAIPSVHLAVAVGLFAALSLALAWQLEAETGSDDAPTSAPEPDLADPADPDIAFDSALGRAKATVAAYFRLTKPRLMWLLALVAAAGMALASGPGLAVDTVVYTLGGGVLAIGASGTFNHVLERDIDRRMKRTSDRPLATELVPVRNAVAFGVVLAALSLVAFLQVNALAAALGFVAIVFYSVVYTLVLKPNTVQNTVIGGAAGALPALIGWAAVTGNVGLPGVVLAGVIFLWTPAHFYNLALAYKDDYERGGFPMMPVVRGETETRKHILWYLAATLATAGGLAAVTGLGVVYAATTVVFGAVFLYAVVRLHRERTEGAAFRAFHASNAYLGALLLAVVVDSLAL, encoded by the coding sequence ATGAGCCGCCCGAAGTTCACGACGCTCCTCGCGGGGGCCGTCGTGGGGGTGTACCTCCTCGTCGTCGCGGGCGCGACCGCCGCGCTCGCCGACGCCGCGGCGGCGTGTTCGACGTGGCCGCTGTGTGCCCCGGACTCGACGGCCGCGCTCGTCGCGCTGGGCCACCGCGCCGTCGCGACGCTCGTGGGGATCCTCGTCGTCGCTACGGCCGTCGTCGGCTGGTCGGACGCCGACACCCGCGTCCGCGCCGGCCTCGCCGTCGCGCTCGCGCTGTACGCCGTCCAGGTCGGCCTCGGCGCGCTCGTCGCCGTCCGGGGCGCGGCCGGCGCGATACCGAGCGTCCACCTCGCCGTCGCCGTGGGTCTCTTCGCCGCGCTGTCGCTCGCGCTCGCGTGGCAACTGGAGGCCGAGACGGGGAGCGACGACGCCCCGACCTCGGCCCCCGAGCCGGACCTCGCGGACCCGGCCGACCCCGACATCGCGTTCGACTCCGCCCTCGGACGCGCGAAAGCCACCGTCGCCGCCTACTTCCGGCTGACCAAGCCCCGGCTGATGTGGCTGCTCGCGCTCGTCGCCGCCGCCGGCATGGCGCTGGCGTCGGGACCGGGCCTCGCCGTCGACACGGTCGTCTACACGCTCGGCGGCGGCGTCCTCGCCATCGGCGCCTCGGGAACGTTCAACCACGTCCTCGAACGCGACATCGACCGCCGGATGAAGCGTACCAGCGACCGGCCGCTCGCGACCGAACTCGTCCCCGTGCGCAACGCCGTGGCGTTCGGCGTCGTCCTCGCGGCGCTGTCGCTGGTCGCGTTCCTGCAGGTGAACGCGCTCGCCGCGGCGCTCGGCTTCGTCGCCATCGTGTTCTACTCCGTCGTCTACACGCTCGTGCTCAAGCCGAACACCGTCCAGAACACGGTCATCGGCGGCGCGGCGGGCGCGCTCCCGGCGCTCATCGGCTGGGCCGCGGTGACGGGGAACGTCGGCCTCCCGGGCGTCGTCCTCGCGGGCGTCATCTTCCTGTGGACGCCGGCGCACTTCTACAACCTCGCGCTGGCGTACAAGGACGACTACGAGCGGGGCGGCTTCCCGATGATGCCCGTCGTGCGCGGCGAGACCGAAACCCGGAAACACATCCTCTGGTACCTCGCCGCGACGCTCGCGACGGCCGGCGGCCTCGCGGCGGTGACGGGACTCGGCGTCGTCTACGCCGCGACGACGGTGGTGTTCGGGGCCGTCTTCCTCTACGCCGTCGTCCGCCTCCACCGCGAGCGCACGGAGGGCGCGGCGTTCCGCGCGTTCCACGCCTCGAACGCCTACCTCGGCGCGCTCCTGCTCGCAGTCGTGGTGGACTCGCTCGCGCTATGA